A window of Nomascus leucogenys isolate Asia chromosome X, Asia_NLE_v1, whole genome shotgun sequence contains these coding sequences:
- the LOC100587005 gene encoding X antigen family member 2 isoform X2, protein MSWRGRSTYRPRPRRSLQPPELIGAMLEPSGEEPKEEKPPTKSRDPTPDQKREDDQGAAEIQVPDLETDLQDLCQTKTGDECEDSTDVKRKILPKAEHFKMPEAGEEKSQV, encoded by the exons ATGAGTTGGCGAGGAAGATCAACATATAGGCCTAGGCCAAGAAGAAGTTTACAGCCTCCTGAGCTGATTGGGGCTATGCTT GAACCCAGTGGTGAAGAGCCTAAAGAAGAGAAACCACCCACTAAAAGTCGGGATCCTACACCTGATCAGAAGAGAGAAGATGATCAGGGTGCAGCTGAGATTCAAG TGCCTGACCTGGAAACCGATCTCCAGGATCTGTGTCAGACAAAGACTGGGGATGAATGTGAAGATAGTACTGATGTCAAGAGGAAGATTCTACCAAAAGCAGAGCACTTTAAAATGCCAGAAGCAG GTGAAGAGAAATCACAGGTTTAA
- the LOC100587005 gene encoding X antigen family member 2 isoform X1, producing MSWRGRSTYRPRPRRSLQPPELIGAMLEPSGEEPKEEKPPTKSRDPTPDQKREDDQGAAEIQVPDLETDLQDLCQTKTGDECEDSTDVKRKILPKAEHFKMPEAGVLFIKTQSYVISIFYNIILSIIER from the exons ATGAGTTGGCGAGGAAGATCAACATATAGGCCTAGGCCAAGAAGAAGTTTACAGCCTCCTGAGCTGATTGGGGCTATGCTT GAACCCAGTGGTGAAGAGCCTAAAGAAGAGAAACCACCCACTAAAAGTCGGGATCCTACACCTGATCAGAAGAGAGAAGATGATCAGGGTGCAGCTGAGATTCAAG TGCCTGACCTGGAAACCGATCTCCAGGATCTGTGTCAGACAAAGACTGGGGATGAATGTGAAGATAGTACTGATGTCAAGAGGAAGATTCTACCAAAAGCAGAGCACTTTAAAATGCCAGAAGCAGGTGTGTTATTCATTAAGACACAAAGTTatgtgatttctattttttacaaTATTATACTTTCGATCATAGAGAGATAA